Proteins encoded by one window of Molothrus ater isolate BHLD 08-10-18 breed brown headed cowbird chromosome 12, BPBGC_Mater_1.1, whole genome shotgun sequence:
- the SLC7A9 gene encoding B(0,+)-type amino acid transporter 1, with protein sequence MGEENLKRRKGEAKGREDRESIESHEPQTMNLQKQVGLISGICMIVGTIIGSGIFVSPKSVLANVEAVGPCLTIWAACGILATLGALCFAELGTMITKSGGEYPYLMEAFGPIPAFLFSWTSLLVTKPSSFAIICLSFAEYASAPFYPGCDPPQAVIKCLAAAAIVVITIVNSLSVKLGSYLQNFLTAAKMIIVTIIIVSGIVLLAQGKTDNFKDSFKGSKISVSSISLAFYNGLWAYDGWNQLNYITEELKNPYRNLPLSIIIGIPLVTVCYVLINVSYFTVMTSTELLQSQAVAVTFGDRVLYPASWIVPLFVVFSTLGSANGTCFTAGRLVYVAGREGHVLKILSYISVKHLTPAPAIIFYGAIAIIYIIPGDIDSLINYFSFAVWIFYGLTVLALIVMRFTRKELKRPIRVPIIIPVIVTLVSIVLVLAPIISAPELPYLYCTLFILSGLIVYALFVHLKFSWAQKISKPMTMHLQMLLEVVPEEDDTE encoded by the exons atgggTGAAGAAAActtgaagagaagaaaaggagaggcCAAAGGAAGAGAGGACAGAGAATCCATTGAGAGTCATGAGCCCCAAACGATGAACCTACAGAAGCAG GTGGGCCTCATTAGTGGAATCTGTATGATTGTTGGTACCATTATTGGCTCAGGTATCTTCGTTTCTCCAAAATCCGTTCTTGCCAATGTGGAAGCTGTGGGTCCTTGTTTAACCATCTGGGCAGCCTGTGGAATTCTGGCAACATTAG GTGCACTTTGTTTTGCTGAGCTTGGTACAATGATCACAAAGTCTGGGGGAGAATACCCTTACCTCATGGAGGCATTTGGGCCAATTCcagcctttttgttttcttggacAAGCTTGCTGGTCACAAAACCCAGCTCCTTTGCCATCATCTGCCTCAGCTTTGCAGAATATGCATCAGCTCCCTTTTATCCAGGCTGTGATCCACCCCAGGCTGTCATCAAGtgtctggcagcagctgctatTG tGGTAATTACAATTGTGAATTCATTGAGTGTGAAGCTGGGAAGTTACCTCCAGAATTTTCTCACAGCTGCTAAAATGATCATTGTCACAATCATTATTGTAAGTGGAATTGTTCTCCTTGCACAAG GAAAAACAGATAACTTTAAAGATTCTTTCAAGGGCAGTAAAATTTCTGTTAGCTCTATCAGTCTGGCATTTTATAATGGACTCTGGGCATATGATGGATG GAATCAACTCAATTACATCACAGAGGAACTTAAAAATCCTTACAG AAATCTGCCACTGTCTATAATTATTGGAATCCCCCTGGTCACAGTTTGTTACGTTCTGATAAATGTTTCCTATTTCACTGTGATGACTTCAACAGAGCTCCTGCAGTCCCAGGCTGTTGCTGTG ACATTTGGAGATAGAGTCCTTTATCCAGCCTCGTGGATAGTTCCTCTCTTTGTGGTATTTTCCACCCTTGGATCTGCCAATGGCACCTGTTTCACTGCAGGCAG ACTTGTGTACGTGGCAGGTCGCGAGGGGCACGTGCTGAAGATTCTGTCTTACATCAGTGTCAAGCACTTAACACCAGCACCTGCCATCATATTTTAT gGGGCCATTgctattatttatattattccTGGTGACATTGATTCCCTCATAAATTACTTTAGTTTTGCAGTCTGGATATTTTATGGTTTAACTGTACTTGCACTGATTGTTATGAGGTTTACAAGGAAGGAACTCAAGAGACCGATCAGG GTACCCATCATCATTCCTGTCATAGTGACACTGGTGTCAATTGTGCTGGTATTGGCACCCATCATCAGTGCACCTGAACTGCCCTATTTGTACTGTACTTTATTTATACTTAGTGGACTTATAGTTTATGCactttttgttcatttaaaattcagctgGGCACAAAAAATATCAA AGCCCATGACTATGCACCTGCAGATGCTTTTGGAAGTTGTTCCAGAAGAGGACGATACTGAATGA